attgcccgggctggtcttgaattcctgtgcTCAGCAATCTgtctgcttcaacctcccaaaatgctgggattacaggcgtgaggcatcgCACTCGGCCTCCTCTCCCTTTTTAAGCAAACAAATTTCACTGGCTTCTTCTAATGTGAGAAATTGTACCAATTGCTTTTGTATATGCATTCTTCCTAAAATTCTAGTTTCTATAACTCAGTTCCAGGGCGAGCTTCCTGGGTGTGTGACCTATTAGTTGCACAGGGACCCCACTCCCACTCAAACTTTAAGATACTCTGTTGTTGCCATATTACATTTCTTAATGATTGTTGAACGAggtaacattttcattttgtactgaGTCCCCCAAATTATGTAGCAGGTCCTGTGCAATTCATGTAATCAATTACCAGAGCTTAAACGAAAGAGTATCATGAGCCCTATGtggtataataatagtaatagagaAGAACTTTATGGGTATTTACTTGTTTGAGCCTTGAAAAACATCACTACAAGATAAGTATTATCATtagctccattttatagatggagaaattAGAATACAAAGAGGATAATGAAATTGCCCAAAATCACTGGTAATTGTGGGGCCAGAACTAGAACCCAGACAATTTGACTGCAGAGACCGTTATGCTAAACACAGTGAATACTGTTTAAAGGGAACTTCAGAATCACCTGGCTTCCATAACACAGCTCTATCCCCAAGAACTTATAAAGCCAAACCTGTTTTGCATCTCTGTCTCTTCTGTTTGCCCCTAAGTTTTGGACTTGATTGAGTAACAGGTACACTATAGATGTTTTAATTAGCAGAATTTATAGGACGACTCATTTCTTTGATCGACAAAATATCTCACCTGCAGTATATCCGCAGAGCAAAGGGTCACATTTTAATTCTTCTGGGAGCATCCACATTACCATCAGTGCATCTGGGAGGTGTAATGTTGATTTTCTAGTTCATGTATTTGCTAACCCAGGAAACACTCTTACTTTTTACTTCTTATTCAAGATGGGTTCAGTTCCTTGGCTAAACTAAAAAAGCATTTTCCCCATAAAACTTGCTCCACCAGACTTCTAATTAGTTTGCCTTCTGTCAGGAATGGAGAAACCAGCTTCTGGACACTAGTATTTTTCAGGCAAGAAAGGTAGTAAAATCTGGCAGTCAGCGtctatgaataaaaacaaagagcCGAAAGGAATTTCCATTTTGTAAGACATGGTAATAACTCAAGGCCAAATGTCTATGTGCTAAGTGATTTACTTAAAgtgtttttaaagtaaagaaGGTGTAGCATAAATACTCACTGGAGAGAATATAACTGAAGGTGCTGGACAGGATTACCAATATATGTCCACTAAAGGCTGGTGGCTACGAATTCTGTATCCTGCAGACCTGGctttaaatcctggctctactaCTTACTAGAAAGTGAAATATTAGACAAagttttcttcatatgtaaaacaaACACTTGCTACATGCCAAGTGTTGTGCTAGATTCTGGATACCCAGAAGTGCCTGCTGAGGGGAGAAAAAACTATGGTGCCTGCCTTTAAGGTGCTTACAGTCTAGTGGGATACTACTATTCTACTTATAGACAACAAGTGTAGAAGGGATACAGTGGATTCTAGCATCATTCTATATTTCCACCTCTCTGAGGAATTGTTATATCCCTTAACCAAGGACTAAGAAAATGATCTGGTTCAATCTGGACTAACTCCTGTGGGTCCCAATATGACTGTACTGAAATATCCATTTCTAGCTTCTTAATCCTTTTTTCCAATGACAGACAGTTCTGACTCTGTACTTAGGTGCTCATCAAGAAGAAGGTCTTTACTTCCTTCTAAAATCCTCCAGAGAgaggttcagaaaaaaaaaaacaactgttgggtactatgcttagtactaGGGTGACAAAGGAATCTGTACACCAGACCCCCAAGTcataagtttacctatataacaaacctgcacatgtacccctgaacctataataaaagttaaaaaattaagtaaatttaatttaattaactaaaaaaatgcatttaaaaacttatgtggaggccaggcgtggtggtttatgcctgtaatctcagcactttgggagaccaaggtgagcagatcacttgagttcaggagtttgacaccagcctgggcaacacggtgaaaccccatcgctacaaaaaacaaaacaaaacaaaacaaaaattagccaggtgtggtggcatgtacctgtagtcccagctacttgggaggctgaagtgggaggatggcttgagcccaggagacagaggctgcagtgagctaagatcaaggcactgtactctagcctgggcgacagagtgagaccctgtttcaaaaaaaaccaaaaaacaaaaaacaaaaaaaaaaaaaacaagtatgtgGTACTTGATAGAAAAGTAATAAATAGAATCCCAGTTCCTTGAAATTCCACATTTCAGATTTTATAACTTGTGTTGTTTTCAATGTGTGATTTTGTCTAAAGTTACTATgctatatgtacatgtatactaATTGAAGCTCTATACTACACTCAAAATAGATACTTAATCCTTGTAAAGCACACAAATACTTAGGATATATGCATGATAgagcttttctttattttgacaagtgtgacaaatcttttttttttaaagaacaatttgTAACCAAAACTTTAATCCCAAGGATTCTCacaaaacatattacaaatgacagcatgaaaaaaaaatcttgcacaGTAACTCAAAGTTCGGCTCTACAATGTACCCTTAAACTGGCAGGACATTTTTGAAATCACAAATTTGCACATAAAGAATGTCACGAACAGCCATGTATCCATATACAGCAATCAAATAAGGAACTTATGACTTAAAGCAAAGGTAAACTTTCTTGAAACTTAACATTCTATACCAACTAGGCAACCTCTGCCCAGGATGAAAGTGAGTTGGATTTTTCAAAAACCTCTAATTTAATAGTGCAGCGTTTCGTTTTACCTGATGGCCTGTGTTTCACAGCAGTTTTTAAAGACTGCTTGTTCAACTATAGCTGCAGCCTATATCCCAGctatggaaaaaaaagtaaatcttagTTCAATTTTTGCCAGTTGTTtctgtatttaaattaaaaaaaaacacacttctgCTGGGCAGGTTTAGAGGTTTATTATCAGTCTGTGCATAACTAAAAGTTCAAAGCAAATTCAATTTTGCTTAAGGGAACATTGTAAAGTAACAATTCTTGGTATTACATGCCTCGTATGATCCATTTCAAACCATAGAGAATTACACCTTTGTGTCACTGTTTCAAGAGACAAACAGATTTGAATAGCTAAAACATCTTAAAAATGCACCAAGCTTATGAAGTCTCAAACAAAACTTGAATTTTCTGTACATACTCCTGTCAAATGAAGTAATTTCCTGTACACCACTTCTCTTGCAAACTGTCTTCTATTTCCTTTCATTTGACCTAGATCGACTACGAGACCTAGAGAAGGATCGGGACGGCTTGTGATTTCTCTCACGAGACAGCGATCTCTCTCTTCTCCTATCTCTAGAAAGGGACGTGCTCCGGCTGCGAGAGAAGCTTCTCCTTCTTGGAGATCTGCGACGAGGTGGAGGACTCCTCCTACGATAATCATCTCGAGGGCGACGACCCCAAGAGGGAGGTGGGCCAcgatttctacttcttttttcacCATTCGACAGTTCCACTCTTACACGGCAGCCACATAGTGTTCTTCCATCTAGCTCTCGGACTGCATCAGCTGCATCTCGGGGATCTTCAAATTCAACAAAAGCAAAGCCGGGTGGGTTTCTAGCAACCCACACACTTCGGAGTGGTCCATAGTAGCCAAAAGCCCGTTCCAATTCGGTCTTGTTGCCATTGTTTCCAAGATTGCCTACATAAACCTTACAGTCCAATGGACAGGAATCACGATGCATTTCGAGATCTAGGGTTAAAAAATGCGGCGGCTCAAATCCACGCGCTCCGATGAGTCTTCCTGCTTTCCTCCGGCCCAACACCAACCAACTCTCTCACTCACCCGGCCAAGTGTGACAAATCTTTTTAGAGAAacactgtattttccaaatatttttaataagatgCAATAATATACACTGCTTAAAATGCAATTcttcagttttataaaatatcaGTGTTTTAATTCCTTCTGCAGCCCCTTTTTGTAAATGTGTCAATCTGCTCATCAGACAATATATTAATGTGGTATAGTAGAAtctcttttatatttaataataaaattcagtCCAGATTGGTTTAAATAAAAACATCCTCTAAAATATTGACAGCAGTGTCATGATGCTGCAGCTCGCTGTGCCTCTACCCTGAGCATTACTGTGTCTGGGTTCCCTCTGGTTGCTTTCTCTCCTGGGTACAGCATTTCCAGAGTCCTATATAAATTTGGACGTATATTTAAATACCTTCGTCGACAGGAGTCAGTCTCCAGTGAGAGTCCAAGCTAAAAATGATGCTGCCTGTAAAAACACGCAGCACTTCTGGTCAATGCCATGAAACACCCTCTTCCTATAACCACAATATCCCTTAACAGTTGTGTGTTTCATATAGTGTTGAATCACTTCATGTGCAATTATCAAGTAGATGCATACTCCCCAGGAATTGAAGGTATACTATGAGTACATGAAGCCTCAGGAAGACATCTCCTCAAAGCATTGATTCATTCAGAGATGTGGAAGGAAAACACAGATTTGTCATATTTACCTTCTCATGTATATGAATCTGGATTATCTAAATCTGACATCAAGAAAGTAGAAAAACCAGACTGACTGGGCTCAGTgccttgcacctgtaatcccagcactttggaaggcgaaggcaggcagatcgcttgagcctaggatttcaaaaccagtctggacaacatggcaaaactccatctctacaaaatatacaaaaattagctgggcatggtggtgtgcacctgtagccccagctatttgagaggctgaggtgggaggatcgcttgagcccagagggtcgaggctgcagtgagccaagatggtatcACTACACTGTAGTCTGGGCACcacagggagactgtctcaaaaaaaaaaaaaaaagaaaagaaaagaaaaagaaagaaaggaagcagaaaaaCCACCTGATGCTGACTTGCTAGGCAGTGTCGTGTTCTCTTCAATTCAACCCAGTTCCCCACATTTATACACTTAATATAACATCTCCTCCACTGACCAGCAGGGCAAGTAGgaattgttttttggtttttaagatAAAGCAGGAGCTGTGAAAGTTTCATGCTTTAAAACTATGCTTTCAGCTACCCTCCCAGACTACACAATCACAATGTAGCAGGATTGCATGTTAATTCTTTCCTATgttgttagatatttccatgaaaatatgagaaaaatactGATCAGGTTATTCTTGCACACTTCAGAAGTTATTTATTCTCACAACACCAAAGGGATTAAAAACTAGAATGTTCACTCTACAAGAAACCCTAGAAATCATCTCATCTGGGATTCCTCAAACTGTACTTTGAGAAGCCCCCTCAGGGGTCACTGCAAAGGTCAGGTAAGGGCAAGAGGGAACTCAGCCTCCTCCATCTCATCCCCTCTGCCAACCCCATTGCCTCTTTCCTGTGTCAACCAAATAGGATCTGCTTTGatcctattttttatttgtctgggATTTTTAAGTAAGGCTTATTTAAGGAAAATATTgtaagggagggaaaaaaagagtttgaaaataTCTGATCTAGTCCAATcctcttattttttatatgttacCAAAGCCACATTATGCCCCAACTCAGTCCCACCCAAAATCCCACCCACCTAGACCCAAAGTTACAGGGACCTCAATCCTAGCTACAGGGACCCAGAGGAAGCCCCGCTTTAGAGTGGCTGGACAACAACCTCTACTTTCATTTGTGTAGCTGTCACCAGGATTCTTTGACAAAGTAATATGGCTAATGGGCAAATTGGGTGAATTTAAGAAACTCATTGCATGTTGTttgttgtgtgcatgtgtttgcatgtgtgtttggttttcttgttttgtgttttaatcaTAACATGTTACTATCATTCATAGCAAAGAGTCATTGGCATTAGAGACTCCTGCCTGAAGTGAGAAGGCGTTACTCCCTCTGAAAGCACTTTTTGAGGAAAGGGGATGCCCACACCTTCATGAGACAGGAATGTAAGTGGCCAAAACACCTTTCACGAGCCCCATTTTGATGTATAACAGTATTTCTCAAACTGTTCagagtcattattattattcttaaaaaGATTTCCTGGGAAAACAAGTGGGTAACCCTGGATTATAAAAGAAACACTTAAATGTATCTTTACTGAAAAACTTCTCACAGCTTTTATCTGCTAATACTCATTGCAGCTTTCCAAGAAAGAAATATGGCTTGCATTGTTTCTCAAAGCTATCCCATGGAACCCTTTTTTAAGAAGCATATCACGGAACTTGTGTCTCATGGAatacactttggaaaacattctggAATCATCCTGCAATGTAATATCAGCCAAGATTGAAAGCCCCTGGAGGAGAGAGACAGCACCTTTGGTACTTCTTCCTTTGCCCTAGACCCTGCTGGCAGAAAATCTGCCTACAATTGGCTACTGAGTATTGGAGAGATGAGATTTTGTGGAAAATTAGCAATTCTCTGGCAGAAGTTAAGAAGTAAGAGAAGATAAGGAGAGAAATGCTGGAGTATATAGCATTGACTGTATATGACTTACACTACACTCATAGCCTCCCAGGAGATAGAAAGAGCTTCAACTCACTCAGAGTCCTAGAGACTGGGGTTGAGAGCAGACAGAGAGCATGTGGTATGTTGGCTGCACACTGAGCAGAGGTGGGCTTGACACTTGCATTCAACAACTAATGATGTTTAGAGTTCTTCCCTTGGGACATTTCAAGTCTCACACTGGGCCaatgaaaatgattttgaatattttcttaggGCTAAGAACATAAATTTTACTATAAAACTGGAATTTTTTCAATGATGTTTCCCCATAATGTGGgtatttgggtttttctttttaaatatttttccagtaAAATTACACACTGCTCGTCCACAGACATAAACAGCAGCCTAAGGGCAGATGGTGAAAACTATGGCTCTCTGAGCATGAGTTGTAAGaacatttcttcttcaaatgtcaCTGAATTTCTGAAGCCAAGTTAAGCACAATGTGTGTGCCATATTTATTCCCAGGGAAGCTTTTATTCTTATTCCCACCAGCAAAGTCATGAGTCATGTTTGGGTGTCTTGAGGCTTTATAAACTGTGGTAAATAGAGtcaaattttctttttgcaaTGTTATTGAGCAACAAACCCACTGCATTTGATACAACAAAATTAGAGTTGTTGACATGTGCCTAAAGGGCTTGTGACACCCCATATTTTAAGGTCCATGTTTTTCCAGGACAGATTTGTATGTCAACTTGaatgatattttttaatgttctttgtcTTGCTGGATTAAAATCCTATGCTCTGGCCAAATTCAATCTCTAATACAAACCTTTAACTAGATAAAAGAAAAGGTGCCAGTGATTATGCTCTGGAAAAAGAGCCCACAGGCCCTAATTAACCTCACAGGGATGGGTAAGAAGAAAACTTTCATTATCATCAGTTTGGTAGATTGTCTGAGTGAAAATGGCAGCAGTTATTCCCCTCCTTGCATCCAAGCCCTTTGTAGTGCAATGTTGCAGCTCCTATCATCAAGAGGCATGGTCTGTCACCCCAGTCCTTGGACCTGGACTGGGCTTGTAACTTGCTTGGCCAATAGAATATGGAAGAAGCAACAGTGTGCTGGGCCTGGCATGCTTGTCCTTTCTTTGACCCTTGTGAACAACCCAGGTTAGCTGCTGGAGAATGACAGAACAAGGGTTCCAGGGTCAGCCAGCCCCACTGTACCACTAAGACCTGAGCTGGTACATGCAGTACATGTGGTACATGGTACAAGAGCCCCATGTGACAAAGTCTACCAAGATGAGCTTGTTGATCTGCACCTGACTGGCGACACATGTGCAGCACAGCTGAGATCAGCCAAACCTGGGTCAAATTATCAGAATACCCAGTTGACTGGCCCCACTGACTTGTGAGtaataatatttattgtcttAAACCACTAAAGTTTAGGGTGCCTTGATATGCAGCAATAACTAACTAGTACAAACATAATCATCATAACCATCTTCATCATCAATAACTATcattcattttcacattttcccCATACACTCCCTCTCTCTTAAGTTAATAAgttgcattagtgtggtacatttgttacaagtgATGAgctaatattgatacattattattaaatgaAGTCCCTAGTTACAATAGGATTCACCATGTTGtatattctgtgggttttgacaaatgtataatgacgtgTATTCATGTTATAAAATCATAAGAATAGAATCACTACCCTAAAAAAATCCCtggtgctccacctattcatccttctttcctctccccaTGAATCCCTGACAACCACTGACCTTTTTAGAACCTCCacagctttgccttttccagaacttcatatagttggaatcatatggTATATAGCTTTTACAGATTGGCTCATTTTAGCATGTTCTATGTGTCTAGCACTGTGCTACATTTCCTAAATTATCTCCTTTAACCCAGTCGGATGCTACTATTATGCTCagtatatggcatatatatatatatatatatatgctatatagtaTATAGCAAATAGCTACTATTATGCTCATCTATATAGATGAGAGAACTGAGCTCAGAGAAGATAAGTTAATTGGCCCAAGGACACACGGTAAGTGCTGGGGTTTGAGAAACTCAGGCCTATCTTATTTTAGAGCCTAAACTCTTAACTACCGTGGGAAAAGTTGCAAAGTGGTGAGGCAGAGGCCACATTCAGCCTACAGCTTTGTTACATTTGGCTCACCTAGTGTAAATACCAGAACATttcagcctttttaaaaattgtagcgTGTGGCAATTGTAGGCCTGCATTCTCACAGGGCAAttgtcttagtcagcttgggctgatATTATGAAATACTAGAGAtgcgtggcttaaacaacagacatttatttctcacagttctggaggctgggaagtccaagatccaggtgctggcagattcagtttCTGGCAAGGACTCTCTTCCTAGCTGGCAACAGCTgttgccttctctctgtgtcctcatatggcagagAGAGGGAGCTCTGGTCTCTCCTCCTCTTCTAACTAGGACACTAGTCCCATCATGGGGTCCCACCCTCATGAACACATCTAAACCTAATTAACTCCCAAAGGGCCtacttccaaataccatcatattgggggGTATGGTTTTAACC
This genomic interval from Gorilla gorilla gorilla isolate KB3781 chromosome 3, NHGRI_mGorGor1-v2.1_pri, whole genome shotgun sequence contains the following:
- the LOC101147805 gene encoding serine/arginine-rich splicing factor 3; protein product: MHRDSCPLDCKVYVGNLGNNGNKTELERAFGYYGPLRSVWVARNPPGFAFVEFEDPRDAADAVRELDGRTLCGCRVRVELSNGEKRSRNRGPPPSWGRRPRDDYRRRSPPPRRRSPRRRSFSRSRSTSLSRDRRRERSLSRERNHKPSRSFSRSRSRSRSNERK